One Rosa chinensis cultivar Old Blush chromosome 3, RchiOBHm-V2, whole genome shotgun sequence DNA window includes the following coding sequences:
- the LOC112193025 gene encoding spliceosome-associated protein 130 A — protein MYLYSLTLQRATGIVCAINGNFSGGKHQEIVVARGKVLDLIRPDDNGKIQTLLSVEIFGAIRSLAQFRLTGSQKDYIVVGSDSGRIVILEYNKEKNVFDKIHQETFGKSGCRRIVPGQYLAIDPKGRAVMVGACEKQKLVYVLNRDTSARLTISSPLEAHKSHTIVYSICGVDCGFDNPIFAAIELDYSEVDQDSSGNAEKEAQKHLTFYELDLGLNHVSRKWSDQVDNGANLLVTVPGGGDGPSGVLVCAENFVIYKNQGQADVRAVIPRRADLPAERGVLVVSAATHKQKSMFFFLLQTEYGDIFKVTLEHNNDLVSELKIKYFDTIPVTTSICVLKSGFLFAASEFGNHSLYQFQAIGEDPDVESSSASLMETEEGFQPLFFQPRKLKNLVRIDQVESLMPIMDMKVSNLFEEETPQIFTLCGRGPRSSLRILRPGLAISEMAVSELPGVPSAVWTVKKNVTDEFDAYIVVSFANATLVLSIGETVEEVSDSGFLDTTPSLAVSLIGDDSLMQVHPNGIRHIREDGRINEWRTPGKRAIVKVGSNRLQVVIALSGGELIYFEVDMTGQLMEVEKHEMSGDVACLDIAPVPEGRQRSRFLAVGSYDNTIRILSLDPDDCMQILSVQSVSSIPESLLFLEVQASIGGEDGADHPANLFLNAGLRTGILFRTVVDMVTGQLSDSRSRFLGLRAPKLFSINIRGKHAMLCLSSRPWLGYIHQGHFLLTPLSYETLEYAASFSSDQCAEGVVAVAGSALRVFTIERLGETFNETVIPLRYTPRKFVVQVKRKLLVIIESDQGAFTAEEREAAKKECFEAAELGENGNGNVEQMENGDTEDDPLSDEHYGYPKAESDKWVSCIRVLDPKTATTTCLLELLDNEASFSVCTVNFHDKEYGTLLAVGTAKGLQFWPKKSITAGYIQIYRFLDDGKSLELLHKTQVDGVPLALCQFQGRLLAGIGPVLRLYDLGKKRLLRKCENKLFPNNIVSIQTYRDRIYVGDIQESFHYCKYRRDENQLYIFADDCVPRWLTASFHIDFDTMAGADKFGNVYFVRLPQDVSDEIEEDPTGGRIKWEQGKLNGAPNKVEEIVQFHVGDVVSCLQKASLIPGGGECIIYGTVMGSLGALLAFTSRDDVDFFSHLEMYMRQEHPPLCGRDHMAYRSAYFPVKDVIDGDLCEQYPTLPMDLQRKIADELDRTPGEILKKLEEIRNKII, from the exons ATGTACCTCTACAGTCTCACTCTCCAGCGCGCCACTGGCATAGTCTGCGCCATCAACGGCAACTTCTCCGGCGGAAAGCACCAGGAAATCGTCGTCGCCAGAGGCAAAGTGCTCGACCTTATTCGCCCCGACGACAACGGTAAGATCCAGACTCTTCTCTCCGTTGAAATTTTCGGCGCCATTAGGTCTTTAGCTCAGTTTAGGCTCACTGGCTCTCAGAAAGACTATATTGTAGTCGGTTCCGATTCGGGCCGGATTGTTATTCTAGAGTACAACAAGGAGAAGAATGTGTTTGATAAGATCCACCAGGAGACTTTTGGCAAATCTGGGTGTAGGAGGATAGTTCCGGGTCAGTACTTGGCTATTGACCCCAAAGGGAGGGCTGTTATGGTTGGAGCCTGTGAAAAGCAGAAACtagtttatgttttgaatagaGATACATCTGCTAGGTTGACCATATCGTCCCCGCTGGAAGCTCATAAGTCTCATACTATAGTGTATTCAATTTGTGGGGTGGACTGTGGGTTTGATAATCCTATTTTTGCTGCCATTGAGTTGGATTATTCGGAGGTGGATCAGGATTCGAGTGGGAATGCGGAGAAGGAGGCCCAGAAGCATTTGACTTTCTATGAGCTAGATTTGGGGCTTAACCATGTCTCCAGAAAGTGGTCGGACCAGGTTGATAATGGAGCCAATTTGCTGGTTACTGTTCCTGGAGGTGGGGATGGGCCGAGTGGTGTTCTGGTCTGTGCGGAAAACTTTGTGATTTATAAGAACCAGGGACAAGCGGATGTTAGGGCTGTGATCCCGAGGCGTGCGGATTTGCCTGCTGAGCGCGGGGTTCTTGTAGTTTCGGCAGCGACTCACAAGCAGAAGTCcatgttcttctttcttttgcagACTGAGTATGGAGATATATTCAAGGTCACTTTGGAGCATAACAATGATCTTGTGTCAGAATTGAAGATCAAATACTTTGATACAATTCCAGTTACAACTTCAATCTGTGTATTGAAATCAGGGTTTTTGTTTGCTGCTTCAGAGTTTGGGAATCACTCTTTGTACCAATTCCAGGCAATAGGTGAAGATCCTGATGTGGAGTCTTCCTCGGCTTCTTTGATGGAAACTGAAGAAGGTTTCCAGCCTTTGTTTTTCCAGCCTAGAAAACTGAAGAACCTTGTTAGGATTGATCAGGTTGAGAGCTTGATGCCCATAATGGATATGAAGGTCTCAAATCTCTTTGAAGAAGAAACACCTCAGATATTTACGCTTTGTGGACGGGGTCCGCGTTCATCCCTCAGGATACTAAGACCTGGTTTGGCTATCAGTGAGATGGCTGTGTCAGAGCTTCCTGGAGTGCCTAGTGCAGTCTGGACAGTGAAAAAGAATGTGACTGATGAGTTTGATGCATACATTGTGGTGTCATTCGCAAATGCTACTCTTGTGCTTTCAATTGGTGAGACAGTTGAAGAAGTTAGTGATAGTGGGTTTCTTGATACTACCCCATCACTTGCAGTGTCTTTGATAGGTGATGATTCTCTTATGCAAGTTCACCCAAATGGCATTAGGCATATTAGGGAAGATGGACGTATCAATGAATGGAGAACTCCTGGAAAGAGAGCCATTGTTAAGGTTGGCTCCAATAGACTTCAGGTTGTTATTGCTCTCAGTGGAGGAGAACTTATATACTTTGAAGTTGATATGACTGGTCAATTGATGGAGGTTGAGAAGCATGAAATGTCTGGAGATGTAGCTTGTCTGGACATTGCCCCAGTACCTGAAGGGAGACAGAGATCTCGTTTCCTTGCAGTTGGTTCATATGACAACACAATTCGTATATTATCATTGGATCCTGATGACTGTATGCAGATTCTGAGTGTTCAAAGTGTTTCTTCAATTCCAGAATCTCTCCTTTTTCTTGAGGTTCAGGCTTCAATTGGTGGTGAGGATGGTGCTGATCATCCTGCCAACCTTTTCCTTAATGCCGGCCTGCGAACTGGGATTTTGTTCAGAACAGTGGTGGATATGGTGACAGGTCAGCTTTCTGATTCCCGTTCTCGATTCTTAGGACTAAGAGCTCCAAAGCTATTTTCTATTAATATAAGAGGCAAGCATGCCATGCTTTGTTTGTCAAGTCGCCCCTGGCTTGGTTATATTCATCAAGGACATTTCCTGTTAACACCCCTATCGTATGAGACTCTTGAATATGCGGCCTCATTTTCATCTGATCAATGTGCGGAAGGTGTAGTCGCCGTTGCTGGCAGTGCTTTGAGGGTTTTTACTATTGAAAGACTGGGAGAAACATTTAATGAAACTGTTATTCCTCTGAGGTACACCCCTAGAAAGTTTGTGGTTCAAGTGAAACGAAAGCTTTTGGTAATTATTGAAAGTGATCAAGGAGCGTTCACCGCAGAAGAGCGTGAAGCTGCAAAAAAGGAGTGCTTTGAGGCTGCAGAACTAGGTGAAAATGGAAATGGTAATGTTGAGCAGATGGAAAATGGTGATACTGAGGATGACCCCCTCTCTGATGAGCATTATGGCTATCCTAAGGCAGAGTCTGACAAATGGGTTTCTTGCATTCGAGTTCTTGACCCAAAGACAGCAACTACAACCTGTTTGCTGGAGCTTCTTGATAACGAGGCCTCATTCAGTGTATGTACGGTGAATTTTCATGATAAGGAGTACGGTACGCTTTTGGCTGTGGGTACTGCTAAGGGACTTCAATTTTGGCCCAAGAAAAGTATAACTGCAGGATATATTCAAATATATCGATTTCTAGATGATGGAAAGTCCCTTGAACTTTTGCACAAGACACAAGTGGATGGTGTTCCTCTCGCTTTATGTCAGTTTCAAGGAAGGTTACTCGCAGGGATAGGACCAGTGCTCAGACTATATGATTTGGGGAAGAAAAGACTGCTTAGGAAATGTGAAAATAAGCTGTTTCCCAACAATATCGTATCCATTCAAACGTATCGTGATCGAATTTACGTTGGTGACATTCAAGAG TCATTCCACTACTGCAAGTATAGGCGGGATGAGAATCAGCTGTATATATTTGCTGATGATTGTGTTCCAAGATGGCTTACAGCATCATTCCATATAGATTTTGATACCATGGCAGGTGCGGACAAGTTTGGAAATGTGTATTTTGTGCGGTTACCACAGGATGTTTCAGATGAGATAGAAGAAGATCCAACAGGTGGGAGGATAAAATGGGAGCAGGGGAAGTTGAATGGTGCTCCCAACAAAGTAGAGGAGATAGTGCAGTTTCATGTTGGTGATGTGGTCAGCTGCTTGCAGAAGGCATCTCTCATTCCAGGTGGTGGTGAGTGCATCATTTATGGGACAGTGATGGGTAGTTTGGGTGCATTGCTTGCATTCACCTCCCGTGATGATGTTGACTTCTTTTCTCACCTGGAGATGTATATGAGGCAAGAACATCCCCCCTTGTGTGGAAGAGATCACATGGCTTACAGATCAGCTTATTTCCCGGTTAAG GATGTTATTGATGGGGATCTATGTGAGCAGTACCCAACATTGCCTATGGATCTACAGAGGAAAATTGCAGATGAGTTGGACAGAACTCCTGGAGAGATACTGAAGAAACTTGAGGAAATTCGAAATAAGATCATTTAA